From a region of the Lactuca sativa cultivar Salinas chromosome 4, Lsat_Salinas_v11, whole genome shotgun sequence genome:
- the LOC111876055 gene encoding homeobox-leucine zipper protein HAT5, giving the protein MAARSFLYGGDSGGGGGSGFNSVLVTNKRPPFSSSIPLDSHFVSGSTHSFAGARSMVSFDQEGGNGSGRNFFQTFDQEDNGDDEYDDYFQHPEKKRRLKADQVQFLEKSFETENKLEPDRKIQLAKELGLQPRQIAIWFQNRRARWKTKRLEKDYDVLQESYNELKANYENLLQEKEKLKSEVHDLNDKLLLQEMEKGTSDSSSTKSPCEPLQQEQAADCLNDEDVGVRSDATESSSLQYVDLLERGDSSYLFEQDQSDESLDEEDKLEKMFVTTVSGYMLPKIENGDYPELDVVNSSYLEFPSHGEDEDEDQPFGFWSY; this is encoded by the exons ATGGCAGCTCGAAGCTTTCTCTACGGCGGCGAttccggtggtggtggtggctcagGTTTCAATTCTGTTCTGGTTACAAACAAAAGGCCGCCTTTTTCTTCTTCTATTCCTCTTGATTCCCACTTCGTATCTGGATCCACTCATTCTTTTGCAG GTGCTAGATCAATGGTTAGCTTTGATCAGGAAGGAGGAAACGGATCAGGAAGAAACTTTTTTCAAACATTCGATCAGGAAGACAATGGTGATGATGAATACGACGATTACTTTCAGCACCCAGAAAAGAAAAGACGTCTGAAAGCTGATCAAGTTCAGTTCTTGGAGAAAAGTTTCGAGACAGAAAACAAACTCGAACCCGATAGAAAGATTCAGCTAGCGAAAGAGCTCGGTTTGCAACCTCGGCAGATCGCAATCTGGTTCCAGAACCGCCGTGCACGGTGGAAGACCAAACGGCTTGAGAAAGACTACGACGTTCTTCAAGAAAGCTACAACGAACTCAAAGCAAACTACGAAAATCTCcttcaagaaaaagaaaaactaaaatCCGAG GTTCACGATCTAAATGACAAGTTACTTTTGCAAGAAATGGAGAAGGGAACTTCCGATTCATCAAGCACCAAAAGCCCATGTGAGCCACTGCAACAAGAACAGGCTGCGGATTGTTTGAACGATGAAGATGTTGGTGTAAGAAGCGATGCGACTGAGTCGAGCAGTCTACAATATGTTGATCTATTAGAGAGGGGTGACTCGTCGTATTTGTTTGAACAAGATCAGAGTGATGAATCTTTAGATGAAGAAGATAAGTTGGAGAAGATGTTTGTAACTACAGTTAGTGGTTACATGTTACCGAAGATCGAAAATGGTGATTACCCAGAACTAGATGTTGTCAATTCTTCATATCTTGAGTTCCCTAGTCATGgtgaggatgaagatgaagaccaACCCTTTGGTTTTTGGTCTTACTGA